In a single window of the Heterodontus francisci isolate sHetFra1 chromosome 35, sHetFra1.hap1, whole genome shotgun sequence genome:
- the nmba gene encoding neuromedin Ba, translated as MQEDVPDSWGVQNQGSQSQDMRRGTPSSRVIVIGGGGAGDRPSAAHRCRQLLGYKRGRMGHLSFLAYLVVFSYLSVTASVSLDLTELRNKVSKIKVNPRGNLWATGHFMGKKSLFDYPGGYDTTSSRLPMNSPEGPKDLKSLLTRKMLDVALAQEAEGRRVRYDSGTEGTELIMKMIERYVKNTKSDEHP; from the exons atgcaggaggaTGTACCCgatagctggggagtccagaaccaggggtcacagtctcaggatatgcg TCGGGGCACACCGTCCTCTCGCGTTATAGTCATCGGTGGTGGCGGAGCCGGGGATCGACCCAGCGCCGCCCACCGGTGCCGTCAGCTGCTGGGTTATAAAAGGGGGAG GATGGGACATCTCAGCTTCCTAGCTTACCTGGTTGTGTTCTCCTACCTGTCTGTCACCGCCTCGGTCAGCCTGGATCTCACTGAACTCAGAAACAAAGTTTCCAAGATCAAAGTCAACCCCAGAGGGAATCTGTGGGCCACAG GGCACTTTATGGGGAAGAAGAGCCTGTTTGATTATCCAGGTGGATATGATACTACCTCGTCAAGACTTCCTATGAACTCCCCTGAAGGTCCCAAGGATCTTAAGAGTCTGTTAACCCGGAAGATGCTGGATGTTGCCCTGGCTCAGGAAGCAGAGGGAAGGCGAGTGAGATACGACTCTGGCACTGAG GGAACGGAGTTAATAATGAAGATGATCGAGAGATATGTTAAAAATACCAAAAGTGACGAACATCCTTAA